Proteins from one Cyanobacteria bacterium FACHB-DQ100 genomic window:
- a CDS encoding alpha-mannosidase has translation MTDVLTASFIERLRNLVQADAIEGWGVCEDCAVENISTQSFTKIELNEKRYLVWEKGRKVRWFYQEFVLPEALNEYPLAGLMLRLALTWWAELAEVYVNGQKVQEGDLFDHSCRVVLSSNVVPGEKVAVAIRLVSPGHDIGGLMRSRLICESNYDEIDPGFVADELEVIQGYIDAFELDQPEINLDWKVDDRQYFHQSLEALRTSLLPLSSRIKQHTIFLLGHAHLDMAWLWDVEETWRAAERTFISVLNLQKDFPELTFCHTTPALYEWIEQNRPEIFAQIQAQVKAGKWEIVGGMWVEPEMNLINAESIARHLLYGQRYCQEKFGEICRVAWLPDTFGFNWQTPQFLKLAGIDYFVTQKLRWNDTTQFPYEWFNWQAPDGSQVKSLMSSPIGEGIEPIKMAQFAWDWVRKTGQPNALWLFGVGDHGGGPTRDMLEIAERWKRSPFFPSLEFTTALNYLESLEAPKDTWNDELYLEFHRGCYTTHGDQKRFNREAEARLHFVEMDASLSSSMASSEYLKTDLEEAWKIVLFNQFHDILPGSSIREVYNTTLVKQFEFGDILDKVYGKSNIGTQIKLPAPPHPEAELVVVFNPSSWERSGIVTADLTKSVSDERNWKICNLNGEDIQVQIEKSWINTSEFCIYCYSFWAETIPSVGYRCFWLYPGEPLLLDTNVSSGEFILENEFIKAIIDFETGSLSSVFDKVNDREILNGLGNDLQAFQDSGQYWDAWNIDPNYAAHPLDRSRLLEIKYRKWISLIPGVEVKRAIGESIFQQWYYLEPDSPILSIYTSVNWQERHVLVKAAFPLNLKVNFATYEMAGGAIERTTRPETEAEKAKWEVPALGWVDLNDGEYGVSLLSDCKHGFDCQSDQIRLTLLRGSEFPDPKADLGSHEFTYALYPHAGTWKTAQTTRKATELLQPLEVFTLDQPSENGTLPPVYSFLDLQSENLILSSLKQSEDNPDEYILRCYECHGESAQLNLKGDFEIVEALDLLERPLQVPDRIRPWEIRTYKIKKRQDQKEGII, from the coding sequence ATGACTGACGTTCTCACTGCTTCTTTTATCGAGCGCTTACGAAATTTAGTACAAGCTGATGCAATTGAGGGTTGGGGGGTGTGCGAAGATTGCGCGGTCGAGAATATTTCCACACAATCGTTCACAAAGATTGAACTAAATGAGAAGCGCTATTTGGTGTGGGAAAAAGGGCGCAAAGTTCGCTGGTTTTACCAAGAATTCGTTTTGCCTGAAGCACTGAATGAGTATCCGTTAGCGGGGTTAATGCTGAGATTGGCATTAACTTGGTGGGCGGAATTGGCTGAAGTTTATGTCAACGGTCAGAAAGTTCAGGAAGGCGATTTATTTGATCATTCTTGTCGGGTTGTTCTGAGTTCTAATGTCGTTCCAGGTGAGAAAGTTGCGGTTGCAATTCGATTAGTGAGTCCGGGGCATGACATTGGGGGGCTCATGCGATCGCGCCTCATCTGCGAATCCAATTACGACGAAATTGATCCAGGATTTGTCGCAGATGAATTAGAAGTAATTCAGGGCTATATTGATGCGTTTGAGTTAGATCAACCTGAGATTAACTTGGATTGGAAGGTTGACGATCGACAATATTTTCATCAATCTCTAGAAGCCTTAAGAACCTCGCTTTTACCGCTCAGTTCTCGAATTAAACAACATACAATTTTTCTTCTCGGTCATGCTCATTTAGATATGGCTTGGCTTTGGGATGTTGAGGAAACTTGGAGAGCAGCAGAACGCACATTTATTTCTGTTCTCAATTTGCAAAAAGATTTTCCTGAGCTTACGTTTTGTCACACCACACCCGCTTTATACGAGTGGATTGAACAGAATCGACCGGAGATTTTTGCCCAAATTCAAGCGCAAGTAAAAGCAGGAAAATGGGAAATCGTCGGCGGAATGTGGGTTGAGCCGGAGATGAACTTGATTAATGCCGAATCGATCGCACGTCATCTCTTATACGGTCAACGATACTGTCAAGAAAAGTTTGGCGAAATCTGTCGCGTTGCATGGCTTCCCGATACCTTTGGATTCAATTGGCAAACTCCGCAATTTTTGAAATTAGCGGGAATTGATTATTTTGTGACGCAGAAGCTTCGATGGAATGATACGACGCAGTTTCCGTATGAATGGTTTAACTGGCAAGCACCGGATGGAAGTCAAGTTAAAAGTTTAATGTCATCACCGATCGGTGAAGGAATTGAGCCAATCAAAATGGCTCAATTCGCATGGGATTGGGTAAGAAAAACCGGACAACCGAATGCGCTTTGGCTATTTGGCGTGGGTGATCACGGTGGAGGCCCGACTCGCGATATGTTGGAAATTGCGGAACGGTGGAAGCGATCGCCCTTTTTTCCAAGCTTAGAATTCACCACTGCATTAAATTATTTAGAAAGCTTAGAAGCTCCAAAAGATACTTGGAATGATGAGCTTTATTTAGAATTCCATCGCGGTTGTTATACAACTCATGGCGACCAAAAACGGTTTAACCGGGAGGCAGAGGCTCGGCTGCATTTTGTAGAAATGGATGCCTCTCTATCTTCGAGTATGGCAAGCTCAGAGTATCTGAAAACAGATTTAGAAGAAGCTTGGAAGATTGTTTTATTCAATCAATTCCATGATATTTTGCCAGGTTCATCAATCCGTGAAGTTTACAATACCACACTTGTTAAGCAGTTTGAGTTTGGAGATATTCTTGACAAAGTTTATGGCAAGTCGAATATTGGGACGCAAATTAAGCTTCCTGCTCCGCCCCATCCAGAAGCGGAACTTGTTGTAGTTTTTAATCCATCAAGTTGGGAAAGATCTGGAATTGTTACGGCAGATTTAACAAAGTCTGTTTCAGACGAACGGAACTGGAAGATTTGCAATTTAAATGGTGAAGATATTCAAGTTCAAATAGAGAAGTCTTGGATTAACACAAGCGAGTTTTGCATTTATTGTTACTCATTTTGGGCAGAAACTATTCCCTCTGTCGGCTACCGATGCTTTTGGCTCTACCCCGGTGAACCTTTATTGCTTGATACGAATGTATCTTCCGGTGAGTTCATCTTAGAAAATGAGTTTATTAAAGCGATCATTGATTTTGAAACAGGTAGCTTATCTAGCGTTTTTGATAAAGTGAACGATCGCGAAATTCTAAACGGGCTTGGAAATGATCTTCAAGCTTTTCAAGATAGTGGGCAGTACTGGGACGCTTGGAATATTGATCCGAACTATGCTGCTCACCCTCTCGATCGTTCTAGATTGCTAGAGATCAAATATCGAAAATGGATATCTCTGATTCCTGGAGTTGAGGTTAAACGAGCGATCGGAGAATCTATTTTTCAGCAGTGGTATTACTTGGAGCCTGATTCACCTATTCTGAGCATATACACGTCAGTCAATTGGCAGGAACGGCACGTTTTAGTAAAAGCTGCGTTTCCGCTTAACCTAAAAGTTAATTTCGCGACTTATGAAATGGCAGGCGGCGCGATTGAGCGAACTACTCGCCCCGAAACCGAAGCCGAAAAAGCGAAATGGGAAGTTCCCGCACTTGGATGGGTGGATCTGAATGATGGAGAATACGGCGTTAGTCTTTTAAGTGATTGCAAGCACGGTTTCGACTGCCAATCTGACCAAATTCGTCTTACTTTGCTGCGTGGCTCAGAATTTCCAGATCCTAAAGCGGATTTAGGTTCTCACGAATTTACTTACGCCCTGTATCCTCATGCTGGAACTTGGAAAACTGCTCAAACCACGCGGAAAGCGACTGAACTTTTACAGCCCTTAGAAGTCTTCACACTCGATCAACCTTCCGAAAACGGCACACTCCCGCCCGTCTACTCATTCCTCGACCTCCAATCCGAAAATCTCATTCTCTCTAGCCTGAAGCAATCCGAAGACAATCCAGACGAGTACATTCTGCGCTGTTACGAATGCCACGGCGAATCCGCACAACTCAACCTAAAAGGCGACTTCGAGATCGTTGAAGCGCTTGACTTACTCGAACGTCCCCTCCAAGTTCCCGATCGCATCCGCCCCTGGGAAATTCGGACATACAAAATTAAGAAGAGGCAAGATCAAAAAGAGGGCATCATCTGA